A single genomic interval of Camelina sativa cultivar DH55 chromosome 11, Cs, whole genome shotgun sequence harbors:
- the LOC104728148 gene encoding uncharacterized protein LOC104728148 — MVKEAERDDGDDGDNEGDGGAERENDEDVDGEVEATVTARENNGDDEDVEANDEVQSEEDILERFEYEIEEAVEDWIDEYQIHQNQIPDSSDEDEDPVITRERKIRLGTHDKLAIGRTFFTAFEIKETMLHYALKNRENLKQNRWEKNKISFSCAVKKKCDWRVYFAYGASRQLWILRTRCTDHTCSSNGKCKLLKSAVIGRLYMDKLRLQPNFMPLDIQRHIKEQWKVVSTIGQVQRGRLLGLKWLKDEYDQQFAHLRGYVVELKESNQNSTAFVDTISNAAGEDVFDRIYVCLGAMKNAFYYCRPIIGIDGTFLKHAIKGCLLTAIGHDANNQIYPVAWTTVQSENTDNWLWFLNQLKADLNLKDGSDYVVLSDHCKGIISAVKSVLPNAENRPRVKHIVENLKKKHANKDYLKKHVWNLAWSYSEAEYKINLNAMRAYSLSLYEDVMKEETKTWCRPYFKIGSCCEDVDNNATESFNATVVKARAKALVPMMETIRRQAMTHITKRKDIILKWKKKISEYVSDILAKEEEDALRCEVTKGTHGIPCMHVYAAIIDVGKDVEDFVSPYFTTDIWLQQYETGPYPVRGQRFWMTNNYVLLKAPPEPILPGRKKGSKKNYDRIKGKLESPKKKKGKNGKNEPKILKLSRKGRIMHCRSCGEAGHNAAGCKNFPQEKKSKKSKDEAGGSTIQGPETVTQTSQPPDTLTQKSQPETLTLTQGSM, encoded by the exons ATGGTGAAGGAGGCCGAGAGAGACGACGGAGACGATGGAGATAACGAAGGAGATGGCGGAGCTGAGCGAGAGAATGATGAAGACGTTGATGGAGAGGTTGAAGCGACAGTTACTGCG agagagaataatGGAGACGATGAAGATGTTGAAGCCAATGATGAAGTGCAAAGTGAAGAAGACATATTAGAGAGGTTTGAGTACGAAATAGAGGAAGCTGTAGAAGATTGGATTGATGAGTATCAGATTCACCAAAACCAGATTCCAGATAGCTCagatgaggatgaggatccAGTAATTACTAGAGAGAGGAAAATTAGGTTGGGAACGCATGATAAGTTGGCTATTGGTAGAACATTTTTCACTGCTTTTGAAATCAAAGAGACTATGTTGCATTATGCATTGAAGAATAGagaaaacctgaaacaaaataGGTGGGAGAAGAACAAAATCAGCTTTAGTTGTGCTGTAAAGAAGAAATGTGATTGGAGGGTATACTTTGCATATGGTGCGTCCAGGCAACTGTGGATTTTGAGAACTAGATGCACTGATCATACGTGTAGCTCTAATGGGAAATGCAAGCTTCTGAAGAGTGCAGTTATTGGCAGATTGTACATGGACAAACTAAGGTTGCAGCCTAACTTCATGCCTCTTGATATTCAACGCCATATAAAAGAGCAATGGAAAGTAGTAAGTACCATTGGACAAGTTCAGAGAGGAAGACTTCTAGGACTGAAATGGCTAAAGGATGAATATGATCAACAATTTGCTCACCTACGAGGATATGTTGTTGAACTCAAAGAGTCCAACCAAAACTCAACTGCATTTGTTGACACCATTTCTAATGCTGCTGGAGAAGATGTATTCGACAGGATATATGTATGTCTTGGAGCAATGAAGAATGCATTCTACTATTGTAGACCAATCATTGGGATTGATGGAACCTTCTTGAAGCATGCTATTAAAGGGTGTCTATTGACTGCTATTGGGCATGATGCTAATAACCAGATTTACCCTGTTGCTTGGACAACTGTGCAATCTGAAAATACAGACAATTGGCTATGGTTTTTAAATCAACTAAAGGCCGACTTGAATCTAAAAGATGGGAGTGATTATGTAGTCCTATCAGATCATTGCAAG GGAATCATTAGTGCGGTGAAAAGTGTATTACCAAATGCTGAGAACAGACCGCGTGTGAAGCATATTGTTgaaaacttgaagaagaaacatgccAATAAAGACTATTTGAAGAAGCATGTGTGGAACTTAGCTTGGAGTTATAGTGAAGCTGAATATAAGATTAACTTGAATGCAATGAGAGCATACAGTTTATCTTTGTATGAAGATGTCATGAAGGAGGAAACAAAGACATGGTGTAGACCTTATTTCAAGATTGGCAGTTGTTGTGAGGATGTAGACAACAATGCAACAGAGTCCTTTAACGCCACAGTCGTCAAAGCAAGGGCAAAAGCATTGGTTCCAATGATGGAGACAATAAGAAGGCAAGCAATGACACATATAACCAAGAGAAAGGATATAATACtcaaatggaagaaaaaaatatctgaataCGTTTCAGATATTCTGGcaaaggaggaggaagacgCTCTTAGATGTGAAGTCACAAAAGGAACCCACG GGATTCCATGCATGCATGTTTATGCAGCAATCATAGATGTTGGTAAGGATGTTGAAGATTTTGTATCTCCATACTTTACTACTGACATATGGCTACAACAATACGAAACAGGTCCTTATCCAGTGAGAGGTCAACGGTTCTGGATGACAAACAACTACGTCTTGTTAAAAGCACCTCCAGAACCAATCCTACCTGGTAGAAAGAAAGGATCGAAAAAGAACTATGATCGAATCAAAGGTAAGCTTGAGTccccaaagaagaagaaggggaagaacGGAAAAAACGAACCAAAAATACTCAAACTTTCTAGGAAAGGAAGGATAATGCATTGCCGCTCATGTGGTGAAGCAGGGCACAATGCAGCAGGATGTAAGAATTTTCCTCAGGAGAAGAAGAGCAAAAAGAGTAAAGATGAG GCTGGTGGATCTACTATTCAGGGACCCGAGACTGTCACACAAACATCTCAGCCACCAGACACATTGACACAAAAATCTCAGCCAGAGACACTCACACTCACACAAGGAAGCATGTGA
- the LOC104728147 gene encoding uncharacterized protein LOC104728147, with amino-acid sequence MNKKPKILSSVSLSMNHKRKGSSLRRLFSLVFFLAMVFLLGNAFITVDYKEGIAGWSSIFRLNLAKLQMCKTQLRPPGSETLPRGIVASTSDLEMRPLWGAKRNKPFKT; translated from the exons ATGAACAAGAAACCCAAGATTTTGAGCTCC gTATCATTAAGTATGAATCACAAACGAAAGGGCTCGTCTCTTCGTCGCTTGTTCTCTTTAGTGTTTTTTCTTGCAATGGTCTTCCTTTTAGGGAATGCATTTATTACAGTAGACTATAAAGAg GGAATTGCGGGATGGAGTTCGATTTTTAGACTAAATCTTGCAAAACTGCAGATGTGCAAG ACACAACTCAGGCCTCCTGGTAGCGAGACGTTACCGAGAGGCATTGTTGCAAGTACATCTGATTTGGAAATGCGACCATTATGGGGAGCAAAGCGCAATAAG